In Thermocladium sp. ECH_B, the following proteins share a genomic window:
- a CDS encoding heme biosynthesis protein, whose protein sequence is MDDDFAELVMQAQYDFPIVDRPFQELGKRLGKSESWVMESLSRAKERSQLRRIGALTNYKAKKQIAALVGLRVPPMDVDKVAAAINVDKTVTHNFLRDHPRYNIWYVTKAPTPQELEAKVARIVSDFSIEDHVILYAERTYKIDVKFDVLRGVSRAKLRIIPETVPTIEETGLPRQFFDSIRSIKIVERPFDEVAAAAGMPVNKLVDLLDELRREGVIRDFYAMFDPDAVGIRENSMVVFNATNAQCEAAALLEESTHVVKRIPVPGKWDYNCYFMIHAASKGILENTVKQRLGELGISEYRLVYSLRNLLYDMGKRIEN, encoded by the coding sequence ATGGATGATGATTTCGCGGAACTAGTGATGCAGGCCCAATATGATTTTCCAATAGTGGATAGGCCATTCCAGGAATTAGGCAAGCGATTGGGCAAGAGCGAGTCATGGGTTATGGAGTCCCTCAGCAGAGCTAAGGAGAGGAGCCAATTAAGGAGAATAGGAGCCTTAACTAATTACAAGGCAAAGAAGCAAATAGCTGCCCTAGTTGGCCTCCGAGTGCCCCCCATGGATGTGGATAAGGTGGCTGCTGCGATTAATGTGGATAAGACGGTCACCCACAATTTCTTGAGGGATCACCCAAGGTACAATATTTGGTACGTTACTAAGGCCCCAACGCCCCAGGAGCTCGAGGCGAAGGTAGCTAGGATAGTGAGTGATTTCTCCATTGAGGACCACGTGATACTCTACGCTGAAAGAACGTATAAAATAGACGTCAAGTTCGACGTATTGAGGGGAGTATCGAGGGCTAAGCTCAGGATAATACCGGAAACAGTGCCAACAATAGAGGAGACGGGCCTCCCCCGGCAATTCTTCGACTCAATTAGGTCAATAAAGATAGTGGAGAGGCCCTTTGATGAGGTGGCCGCCGCGGCCGGAATGCCTGTTAATAAGCTTGTGGATCTCCTCGACGAATTAAGGCGGGAGGGAGTTATTAGGGACTTCTACGCCATGTTTGATCCAGACGCCGTGGGCATTCGGGAGAACTCCATGGTGGTATTCAACGCCACCAATGCTCAATGCGAGGCAGCGGCTCTCCTGGAGGAATCCACCCACGTCGTCAAGCGCATACCTGTGCCCGGTAAGTGGGACTATAATTGTTACTTCATGATTCACGCCGCCAGCAAGGGCATATTGGAGAACACCGTGAAGCAGAGGCTGGGTGAACTAGGCATCAGCGAGTATAGGCTAGTCTATAGCCTGAGGAATCTACTGTATGATATGGGGAAAAGAATTGAGAACTAA